In one Candidatus Palibaumannia cicadellinicola genomic region, the following are encoded:
- the rsmA gene encoding 16S rRNA (adenine(1518)-N(6)/adenine(1519)-N(6))-dimethyltransferase RsmA produces the protein MHNRYYQGHFPRKCFGQHFLQDSDIIESIVAAIDPKLGQAIVEIGPGLGALTKLVAEYIDTMTVIELDRYLAARLASHPVMQQKLNIMQQDAMKVNFADLSKSLGHPLRIFGNLPYNISTPLIFCLFRYLDVIHDMHFMLQKEVVNRLIANPNNKTYGRLSVIAQYYCQINLVLEVPPGSFRPAPKVESAVVRLVPYDTPPYLVKDINQLSTLTRLAFNQRRKTIRNSLGNLFSVEQLLKQGFMTTLRAENLSVEQYCSLANVLAERLPEHYKDSKF, from the coding sequence ATGCATAATCGTTATTATCAGGGCCATTTCCCGCGTAAATGTTTTGGTCAACACTTTCTGCAGGATAGCGATATTATTGAATCCATCGTAGCTGCGATCGATCCGAAACTTGGTCAGGCTATTGTTGAGATAGGACCAGGTTTAGGTGCACTGACCAAACTAGTAGCAGAGTATATCGATACCATGACGGTTATCGAGCTTGACCGCTATTTGGCTGCACGTTTAGCGAGTCATCCTGTTATGCAGCAGAAGCTGAACATCATGCAGCAGGATGCTATGAAGGTAAACTTCGCCGATTTGTCAAAGTCGCTTGGTCATCCGTTAAGAATTTTTGGCAACTTGCCTTATAACATTTCTACACCACTCATTTTTTGCCTTTTCCGCTATCTTGATGTAATTCATGATATGCACTTTATGTTGCAAAAAGAAGTGGTCAACCGTCTGATAGCTAACCCTAATAATAAAACTTACGGTAGGTTAAGCGTGATAGCTCAATACTATTGTCAGATCAACTTGGTTCTAGAAGTTCCCCCAGGGTCTTTCAGACCCGCACCTAAGGTTGAATCAGCAGTGGTGCGGCTCGTGCCTTACGATACACCACCCTATCTGGTTAAAGATATTAACCAGTTATCTACCTTGACCCGCCTTGCATTTAACCAGCGTAGGAAGACTATTCGTAATAGTTTAGGTAACCTGTTCAGTGTCGAACAGTTGTTAAAACAGGGATTTATGACCACGCTACGTGCGGAAAATTTAAGCGTTGAGCAGTATTGTAGTTTAGCTAATGTGCTAGCAGAGCGCCTTCCTGAACATTACAAGGACTCAAAGTTCTAA
- a CDS encoding ApaG domain — protein sequence MTNASRICIKVQRMKSQLEENRYVFTDTITLQIMGRYLLITNAYGQETEVQSKDVIGEQLLIIASGKFQYTSGGVLETPLGTMQRYYEMLDYEGQSFRVALLIFRLAIPTIIN from the coding sequence ATGACTAATGCGTCCCGTATTTGCATTAAGGTACAAAGAATGAAGTCTCAACTAGAAGAAAATCGCTATGTTTTTACAGATACCATCACACTACAAATTATGGGCCGCTATTTGTTGATTACCAACGCTTATGGTCAGGAAACAGAAGTACAAAGCAAGGATGTGATCGGGGAACAACTGTTGATTATAGCGAGCGGCAAGTTTCAATATACTAGTGGTGGGGTCCTAGAAACACCACTTGGGACTATGCAGCGATATTACGAAATGCTAGATTATGAAGGACAGAGCTTTCGTGTTGCTCTCCTTATCTTCCGTCTAGCAATTCCTACGATCATAAACTAA
- the apaH gene encoding bis(5'-nucleosyl)-tetraphosphatase (symmetrical) ApaH, whose product MSTYLIGDIHGCYYELQTILEQVNFNQFMDTLWLTGDLVARGPGSLEVLRLIRRLGDSVRIVLGNHDLHLLAVYAGIVRNKFKDRTTPLLEASDADDLINWLRYQPVLQVDNQKKLVMTHAGITPQWNIDTALQCAREVEAILRSDSYPLFLNTMYEDMPNNWSQELSGLARLRFSTNVFTRMRYCFPNGQLDMICKDMPNKAPEPLRPWFTLPSPIAEKYSIVFGHWASLMGNGTPKGIYGLDTGCCWGGELTLLCWEDKKFIRIPYTGIKNT is encoded by the coding sequence ATGTCTACTTACTTAATAGGTGATATCCACGGTTGTTATTATGAGCTGCAGACTATTCTAGAACAAGTTAATTTTAATCAGTTTATGGATACACTTTGGCTGACCGGAGATCTTGTTGCCCGTGGACCAGGTTCTCTGGAGGTACTACGTCTGATACGTAGGCTAGGTGATAGCGTACGAATTGTGCTCGGCAATCATGATTTGCATTTACTGGCCGTCTATGCAGGTATTGTTCGTAATAAATTTAAAGATCGTACTACACCACTACTAGAAGCATCTGATGCCGACGATTTGATTAATTGGCTACGTTACCAACCGGTATTACAGGTGGATAACCAGAAAAAACTTGTAATGACCCATGCGGGCATCACCCCACAATGGAACATTGATACTGCACTACAATGCGCCCGGGAAGTTGAAGCTATACTTAGAAGCGATAGTTATCCGCTATTTTTAAATACCATGTATGAGGATATGCCTAATAACTGGAGTCAAGAGCTCAGTGGCCTAGCACGGCTACGGTTTAGTACTAATGTTTTTACTCGTATGCGCTACTGCTTTCCTAATGGTCAGCTTGATATGATCTGTAAGGATATGCCCAACAAGGCTCCAGAGCCGTTACGCCCCTGGTTTACCCTACCTAGTCCAATTGCAGAAAAATACAGTATTGTTTTTGGCCATTGGGCTTCGCTGATGGGAAATGGTACTCCAAAAGGAATTTACGGCTTGGATACCGGTTGCTGTTGGGGTGGCGAATTAACTCTATTATGTTGGGAAGATAAAAAATTTATCCGTATTCCCTACACAGGGATTAAAAACACGTAG
- the folA gene encoding type 3 dihydrofolate reductase has protein sequence MIISLIAALTTDRIIGIQNTMPWYLSDDLTWFQYHTRNKPVIMGRKTFESINKPLSGRLNIVLSRSLIKALEIGMIWVNNPLQALTAAGDVAEVMVIGGAQVYHIFLAQATRLYLTHIDLKVEGDTWFPHYQPDDWRITFSEFHEAKENNSPSYCFEILERR, from the coding sequence ATGATTATTAGTTTAATTGCTGCACTAACAACAGATCGTATAATAGGGATACAAAATACCATGCCTTGGTATTTGTCTGACGACCTCACATGGTTTCAATATCATACTCGCAATAAACCGGTGATTATGGGCCGTAAAACTTTTGAATCAATTAATAAGCCTTTATCTGGCCGGCTTAATATCGTGTTGAGCCGTAGTTTGATCAAAGCACTTGAAATAGGAATGATCTGGGTTAATAACCCTCTCCAAGCGCTGACAGCAGCTGGAGATGTAGCGGAGGTAATGGTGATTGGTGGTGCACAAGTATACCACATTTTTCTGGCGCAGGCTACAAGACTTTATCTAACTCATATTGATCTAAAAGTAGAGGGCGATACCTGGTTTCCTCATTATCAACCGGATGATTGGCGGATAACCTTTAGTGAATTCCACGAAGCTAAAGAAAATAATTCCCCTAGTTACTGCTTCGAAATTCTCGAGCGACGCTAA
- the pdxA gene encoding 4-hydroxythreonine-4-phosphate dehydrogenase PdxA: MGSKSRIVITPGEPAGIGVDLVAILAQQTWPVEIVICTDPYLLTARAQQLGLPPLLLHPYQPDQPAVIHPAGELTVLALPAPAIVTAGVLNVANSNYVVATLARACDGCLSGEFAALLTGPVHKGIINECGIPFSGHTEFFAERSQITRVVMMLATDSLRVALATTHLPLSAVPGAITNQMLCEVVTILVDNLRQQLGIMQPRVYVCGLNPHAGEGGYIGREEIDVIIPALDALRAKGYNIMGPLPADTIFQPKYLQYADVVLAMYHDQGLTVLKYQGLGRAVNITLGLPFIRTSVDHGTALELAGTGLAEASSIKNALNMTIDMVKHRYA; the protein is encoded by the coding sequence ATGGGTAGTAAGTCGCGTATAGTAATCACTCCTGGCGAACCCGCTGGGATTGGTGTCGATCTCGTCGCAATACTAGCTCAGCAGACGTGGCCGGTGGAAATAGTTATTTGTACTGATCCCTACTTACTGACTGCCCGAGCACAACAGCTTGGTTTACCGCCGTTGCTACTTCATCCTTATCAGCCTGATCAACCAGCTGTCATCCACCCTGCTGGTGAACTGACCGTACTGGCACTTCCAGCGCCAGCTATAGTAACTGCAGGTGTTCTTAATGTAGCTAACAGTAACTATGTTGTCGCAACGCTAGCGCGCGCTTGTGACGGCTGCCTTAGCGGTGAGTTTGCCGCACTACTGACTGGACCAGTACATAAAGGGATAATTAACGAGTGTGGTATACCATTTAGTGGTCATACCGAATTTTTCGCCGAACGTAGCCAGATAACAAGAGTGGTGATGATGCTGGCAACGGATTCGCTGCGCGTGGCCTTGGCCACGACACATTTACCACTTAGTGCCGTGCCAGGGGCAATTACCAATCAGATGCTGTGTGAAGTGGTTACCATACTTGTAGATAATTTGCGTCAGCAATTAGGTATTATGCAGCCGCGGGTTTACGTTTGCGGCTTAAATCCGCATGCCGGCGAAGGTGGCTATATAGGCCGTGAGGAGATTGACGTAATAATACCAGCGTTAGATGCACTACGCGCCAAAGGTTATAATATTATGGGTCCACTACCAGCAGATACTATTTTTCAACCTAAATATCTACAGTATGCTGATGTAGTACTAGCGATGTATCACGATCAAGGTTTAACGGTGCTTAAATACCAAGGATTAGGTAGGGCAGTTAATATAACCTTAGGTCTACCTTTTATTCGTACTTCTGTTGATCACGGTACTGCACTTGAACTAGCAGGTACAGGACTTGCAGAAGCAAGTAGCATTAAAAATGCTCTTAATATGACCATAGATATGGTAAAACATCGTTATGCATAA
- the carB gene encoding carbamoyl-phosphate synthase large subunit — translation MPKRTDIKSILIIGSGPIVIGQACEFDYSGVQACKALREESYRVVLVNSNPATIMTDPDIAHATYIEPIDWEVVRKIIEKERPDAMLPTMGGQTALNCALDLDSKGVLKEFGVEMIGATAHAIKQAEDRQLFDKAIKKIGLETPRSGFASNMKEALAVVANVGFPCIIRSSFTLGGTGSGIAYDKKNFEAICERGLDFSKNGKLLIEESLIGWKEYEMEVVRDHKDNCIIVCSIENIDPMGIHTGDSITVAPAQTLTDKEYQIMRNASMAVLREIGVETGGSNVQFAMHPKTGQLIIIEMNPRVSRSSALASKATGFPIAKIAAKLAVGYNLDELMNDITNSKTPASFEPSLDYVVTKIPRFNFDKFSGTNDRLTTQMKSVGEVMAIGRTQQESLQKALRSLEVDIKGFDPKVKLGDPEALTIIQHELQNAGGERILFVADAFRAGMSVDHVFHLTHIDRWFLIQIEELIQLENHVAKMGITVLKADYLRQLKRKGFADARLATLVGVEEIEIRKLRENYNLYPVYKRVDTCAAEFSTNTAYMYSTYDDECESYPAHDRKKIIVLGGGPNRIGQGTEFDYCCVHALLALREEDYEPIMVNCNPETVSTDYDISDRLYLEPVTLENVLDIVRIEQPDGVIVQYGGQTPLKLARALEAAGVPIIGTKPDAIDRAENRERFQKMINTLGLKQPTNAIVTSMDMAVDKAATIGYPIMVRPSYVLGGRAMKIIYDDIDLLLSFQKALSLSSHDTEIPVLLEQFIDDAIEVDVDAICDGKTVLICGIMEHIEQAGVHSGDSACSLPACTLNHEIQNKMRRQVEQLAFELQVIGMMNVQFAVKDNEVYLIEVNPRAARTVPFVSKATGVALAKVGTKVMIGKSLIEQGMTNEVIPPYYSVKEVVIPFNQFSDIDPILGPEMRSTGEVMGVGRTFAEAFAKAMLSSQSRIKKSGRVLLSVDEKNQNRVVDLAIQLLQHGFELDATESTAAILINSGIHVRLVNTVDKINSHLQMQERMKNGEYSYIVTTTPGGESIEYFKLMRRRAIQYKVHYNTTMNGAFATAMSLNANVTDNIISIQEMHSQMMNHSYVIDTSQT, via the coding sequence ATGCCAAAACGTACCGATATAAAAAGCATCCTGATTATAGGGTCTGGCCCAATAGTGATTGGCCAGGCCTGTGAATTTGATTACTCTGGTGTGCAAGCGTGTAAAGCTTTACGCGAGGAGAGCTACCGAGTAGTCCTGGTGAACTCTAACCCTGCTACAATTATGACAGACCCCGATATAGCTCATGCTACTTACATCGAGCCTATTGACTGGGAAGTAGTACGTAAGATTATTGAAAAAGAGCGACCGGATGCAATGCTCCCAACTATGGGCGGCCAGACAGCACTAAACTGCGCATTAGACTTAGATAGTAAAGGGGTACTCAAAGAGTTTGGAGTAGAGATGATAGGCGCTACCGCGCATGCTATCAAGCAAGCAGAAGATCGCCAGCTTTTTGACAAAGCAATAAAAAAAATAGGTTTGGAAACGCCCCGTTCAGGCTTTGCCAGCAATATGAAAGAAGCACTCGCTGTAGTTGCGAACGTTGGATTCCCTTGCATTATCCGTTCTTCGTTTACGTTAGGTGGCACAGGAAGCGGTATTGCTTACGATAAAAAAAATTTTGAAGCAATTTGTGAACGTGGACTAGATTTTTCTAAGAACGGTAAATTACTAATAGAAGAATCACTCATAGGTTGGAAAGAATATGAAATGGAAGTTGTACGCGATCATAAAGATAATTGCATCATCGTTTGTTCTATTGAAAACATAGATCCTATGGGCATTCATACTGGGGACTCGATCACCGTAGCACCAGCACAGACACTCACTGATAAGGAATATCAGATAATGCGTAATGCTTCTATGGCTGTGTTACGTGAAATTGGCGTAGAAACTGGTGGCTCTAATGTACAGTTTGCTATGCACCCTAAGACTGGACAACTCATTATTATAGAAATGAATCCGCGCGTATCGCGGTCTTCTGCTCTTGCCTCTAAAGCAACTGGATTTCCCATCGCCAAAATAGCCGCAAAGTTAGCGGTAGGCTATAACCTTGATGAACTAATGAATGATATTACCAATAGTAAAACACCTGCTTCGTTTGAACCTTCTCTGGACTATGTAGTAACGAAAATACCAAGATTTAACTTCGATAAATTCTCCGGGACTAATGATCGTCTTACGACACAGATGAAATCTGTTGGCGAAGTGATGGCTATAGGACGCACACAACAGGAGTCGCTACAAAAAGCATTACGTAGCCTAGAAGTAGACATCAAAGGTTTTGATCCGAAAGTAAAATTAGGAGATCCAGAAGCGCTAACAATAATCCAACATGAGCTTCAAAACGCCGGCGGAGAACGTATTTTGTTCGTAGCAGACGCATTCCGCGCTGGTATGTCAGTCGACCATGTTTTTCATCTAACCCATATCGACCGCTGGTTCTTAATACAGATTGAAGAATTGATACAATTAGAAAATCATGTCGCTAAAATGGGTATTACCGTCTTAAAAGCAGATTATCTGCGTCAATTGAAACGCAAAGGATTCGCTGATGCACGTCTCGCAACACTAGTAGGCGTAGAAGAAATAGAAATTCGCAAATTAAGAGAAAATTATAACCTCTATCCCGTCTATAAGCGAGTCGATACTTGCGCTGCTGAGTTTTCGACTAACACTGCTTATATGTATTCTACCTATGATGATGAGTGTGAATCTTATCCCGCTCATGATCGTAAAAAAATCATTGTGTTAGGTGGAGGACCGAATCGTATCGGGCAAGGCACTGAATTTGACTATTGCTGTGTGCATGCACTACTAGCATTACGTGAAGAAGATTATGAACCGATTATGGTTAACTGTAATCCAGAGACAGTATCCACTGATTATGATATTTCAGATAGACTCTATCTTGAGCCTGTGACCTTGGAAAATGTCTTAGATATTGTGCGTATAGAACAGCCTGATGGTGTGATTGTGCAGTATGGTGGACAAACACCACTGAAACTTGCGCGTGCGCTAGAAGCCGCGGGAGTACCAATAATAGGAACTAAACCTGACGCTATTGACCGGGCTGAAAATAGAGAAAGATTCCAGAAAATGATCAATACCCTTGGTTTGAAACAACCGACCAACGCTATTGTGACTAGCATGGATATGGCGGTAGATAAAGCAGCTACTATTGGTTATCCAATCATGGTACGTCCCTCTTATGTACTCGGCGGCCGAGCGATGAAAATAATTTACGACGACATAGATTTGCTTTTATCTTTCCAGAAAGCATTAAGTCTCTCTTCTCATGACACAGAAATACCGGTACTACTAGAGCAATTTATTGATGATGCAATAGAAGTCGATGTAGATGCTATCTGTGACGGCAAAACTGTGTTGATATGTGGCATTATGGAACATATCGAGCAGGCTGGTGTACATTCTGGTGACTCTGCTTGTTCGCTGCCAGCCTGTACCCTAAACCATGAAATTCAAAACAAGATGCGTCGTCAGGTAGAACAACTAGCTTTTGAGCTTCAGGTTATCGGTATGATGAATGTGCAGTTTGCTGTTAAAGATAATGAAGTTTACTTAATTGAAGTTAATCCGCGCGCTGCCCGTACCGTCCCTTTTGTCTCTAAAGCAACGGGAGTAGCACTAGCTAAAGTAGGTACTAAAGTTATGATTGGTAAATCTCTGATTGAGCAAGGCATGACCAATGAGGTGATTCCACCTTACTATTCAGTAAAAGAAGTAGTGATTCCTTTCAATCAATTTTCGGATATAGACCCGATTCTAGGACCAGAAATGCGCTCTACTGGTGAGGTCATGGGAGTTGGTCGCACTTTCGCTGAAGCATTCGCTAAAGCTATGCTTAGTAGTCAGTCCCGCATTAAAAAAAGTGGACGAGTTTTGCTATCGGTAGATGAAAAAAATCAAAACAGAGTCGTTGATCTAGCAATACAACTACTTCAGCATGGCTTCGAGTTAGATGCTACAGAAAGTACCGCGGCAATCCTAATCAACTCCGGGATTCATGTACGTCTAGTAAATACTGTAGATAAAATTAACTCACATCTTCAAATGCAAGAGAGAATGAAAAATGGTGAATATAGTTACATAGTTACTACAACTCCTGGAGGTGAATCTATTGAGTATTTTAAGCTTATGAGGCGCCGTGCTATACAATATAAAGTACATTATAATACTACTATGAATGGTGCTTTTGCTACCGCTATGTCACTTAACGCTAATGTGACAGACAATATTATTTCGATACAAGAGATGCACTCACAAATGATGAATCATTCATATGTGATAGATACTTCTCAAACCTAA